One part of the Ziziphus jujuba cultivar Dongzao chromosome 2, ASM3175591v1 genome encodes these proteins:
- the LOC107418027 gene encoding uncharacterized protein LOC107418027, protein MECNKEEALKAKEIAEKKFTGLDINGAKRFALKAQNLYPELDGIPQFLAILDVYIAAEKRTNGEVDWYRILGVDPLADGATIRKQYRRLALIVHPDRNKSVGADGAFKLVSEAWTLLSDKGRRTLYDQKRNLRSIYEQVSDGRSSISTGQNGFPNLFNSNNSNGRYHQRPAYYWPPPAPSQESRPTFWTMCIDCKMQFEYLRRFINHNLVCANCHKPFLAFETPPPPLKGNASSTLWNSYQRRQNSSPQTVMNNSYPPGRTPASTTNVGLAGLSGIGSSERNFRAGIFSAAGGVESTPAATFSAAQAAGTLRPAFERLKRRLEEASIDGKREENHKIKSHDFKVAGGGLTSGSSGAGSSSVLRRDKPEKRRRANGHETATQMGTGNGGVFKETIFGSQKGSFGAKRMNIAGNGRVNCTRELSQLEMRTILIVKAKKEIRKKLNEWGIDGVFKTQYKVEEREKEKAKEKTANPGVKADMSKYQELLDAKKEEYARKGAPVKSDVDSDTKGPVPVSMSVPDPDFHDFDGDRTEKSFRSNEVWAAYDEDDGMPRYYAMIHSVISLDPFKMRISWLNSKSNDELAPLNWIVSGFPKTSGDFRVGKHAVSRCLNSFSHKVKWTKGIRGTIKIYPAKGDIWALYRNWSPDWNALTPDEVIHKYDMVEVLEDYNEERGVNVAPLIKVAGFKTLFRKHPDPSKIRTIPREEMFRFSHQVPSYFFTGLEAHSPPKDCWELDPASTPLELLQVIAEANVEAMETTAKAKIENPLECLKNPTIEEVMNNGREAIQRGNETKEKNLLVYSRRRLREGKRL, encoded by the coding sequence ATGGAATGTAATAAAGAGGAGGCTCTCAAGGCCAAAGAGATAGCAGAGAAGAAGTTTACAGGGCTCGATATTAATGGGGCAAAGAGATTTGCTTTAAAAGCCCAAAACTTGTATCCAGAACTTGATGGCATTCCTCAGTTCTTGGCAATTCTTGATGTTTACATAGCTGCGGAGAAGAGAACAAACGGGGAAGTTGATTGGTACAGGATTCTTGGTGTGGATCCCTTGGCGGATGGGGCCACAATCAGGAAGCAATACAGGAGATTGGCTCTTATAGTGCATCCTGATAGAAACAAATCTGTAGGTGCAGATGGGGCTTTTAAACTTGTATCTGAAGCCTGGACTTTGTTGTCTGATAAAGGAAGAAGAACTCTCTATGACCAGAAGCGGAATCTAAGGTCTATCTATGAGCAAGTTTCGGATGGGAGGTCATCTATATCAACTGGTCAGAATGGTTTTCCTAATCTCTTCAACAGCAATAATTCAAACGGAAGATATCATCAGAGGCCCGCTTATTATTGGCCTCCTCCTGCTCCTTCTCAAGAAAGTAGACCCACATTTTGGACGATGTGCATTGATTGCAAGATGCAGTTTGAGTATCTTAGGAGGTTTATCAACCACAATCTTGTGTGTGCCAACTGCCACAAGCCGTTTTTGGCTTTTGAGACACCACCCCCACCTCTAAAAGGAAACGCTTCATCTACTTTGTGGAATTCCTACCAGCGGCGTCAAAATTCTAGTCCACAAACTGTAATGAACAACTCATATCCTCCAGGAAGGACACCTGCATCTACTACAAATGTTGGACTTGCAGGACTTTCTGGAATTGGATCATCAGAGAGAAATTTTCGGGCAGGTATATTCTCTGCAGCAGGAGGTGTTGAAAGCACACCAGCAGCAACTTTTTCTGCTGCTCAAGCTGCAGGCACTCTTCGTCCAGCGTTTGAGCGATTGAAGAGACGGCTTGAAGAGGCATCCATAGATGGCAAGAGAGAGGAGAACCATAAGATCAAGTCTCATGATTTTAAGGTAGCAGGTGGTGGACTAACTTCTGGGTCTTCTGGTGCTGGTTCCAGTTCTGTGCTCAGAAGAGACAAGCCTGAGAAAAGAAGACGTGCAAATGGCCATGAGACTGCAACGCAGATGGGAACTGGAAATGGGGGAGTTTTCAAAGAAACGATATTTGGATCACAAAAGGGTAGTTTCGGTGCAAAAAGGATGAACATAGCTGGAAATGGTAGAGTTAATTGCACAAGGGAGCTGTCACAGCTAGAAATGCGGACTATATTGATAGTGAAGGCTAAGAAAGAGATTCGCAAGAAGCTTAATGAATGGGGAATAGATGGTGTCTTCAAGACCCAATACAAAGTGGAGGAAAGGGAGAAggagaaagcaaaagaaaaaactgCTAACCCTGGTGTAAAAGCAGATATGAGCAAATATCAGGAACTTTTGGATGCTAAGAAAGAAGAATATGCCAGAAAGGGTGCCCCTGTTAAATCTGATGTTGATTCTGATACAAAGGGCCCTGTTCCGGTGTCAATGAGTGTTCCAGATCCAGATTTTCATGATTTTGATGGGGATCGTACAGAAAAGTCGTTTCGTAGTAACGAGGTTTGGGCTGCTTATGATGAGGATGATGGGATGCCGCGTTATTATGCTATGATTCATTCTGTTATATCGTTAGATCCATTCAAGATGAGGATCAGTTGGCTTAATTCCAAAAGCAATGATGAACTGGCTCCCCTAAACTGGATTGTTTCTGGTTTTCCTAAAACAAGTGGAGATTTCCGAGTAGGCAAGCATGCTGTTTCCCGTTGTCTTAATTCCTTCTCACACAAGGTTAAGTGGACAAAAGGCATAAGAGGAACCATAAAAATATATCCTGCGAAGGGAGATATTTGGGCTCTATATAGAAACTGGTCTCCTGATTGGAATGCACTTACCCCTGATGAAGTGATACACAAATATGACATGGTGGAAGTACTTGAAGATTATAATGAAGAGCGGGGTGTGAATGTTGCTCCACTTATTAAAGTAGCTGGTTTCAAGACTCTGTTTCGCAAGCATCCAGACCCTAGCAAGATCAGGACTATTCCCAGAGAAGAGATGTTTCGATTCTCTCACCAGGTCCCTTCTTACTTTTTCACAGGTCTTGAAGCTCATAGTCCACCTAAAGATTGCTGGGAGCTTGATCCTGCATCTACACCATTGGAACTCCTTCAGGTCATTGCAGAAGCAAATGTAGAAGCAATGGAAACAACTGCAAAAGCTAAGATAGAAAATCCACTGGAGTGTTTGAAAAACCCCACCATAGAGGAGGTGATGAACAATGGACGAGAAGCGATACAGAGGGGCAacgaaacaaaggaaaaaaacttGCTAGTATATAGTAGGAGACGGTTGAGGGAAGGAAAAAGGCTATAG
- the LOC107418042 gene encoding protein transport protein Sec61 subunit gamma-1, whose protein sequence is MDAADSVIDPLRDFAKDSVRLVKRCHKPDRKEFTKVAFRTAIGFVVMGFVGFFVKLIFIPINNIIVGSA, encoded by the exons ATGGACGCCGCAGATTCCGTCATCGATCCTCTCAGAGATTTCGCCAAGGACAGCGTTCGCCTTGTCAAGAGGTGCCATAAACCCGACCGCAaag AATTCACGAAGGTGGCATTTCGTACGGCGATCGGATTCGTGGTGATGGGATTCGTTGGTTTTTTCGTGAAGCTGATATTCATTCCCATCAACAATATTATCGTGGGCTCTGCTTAG
- the LOC107417999 gene encoding nuclear transcription factor Y subunit C-1: METTTTNNNSNITTTQQAQSVPYPPPPPPSQTTPVAAPQPPFHHLLQQQQQQLQMFWSYQRHEIEQVNDFKNHQLPLARIKKIMKADEDVRMISAEAPILFAKACELFILELTIRSWLHAEENKRRTLQKNDIAAAITRTDIFDFLVDIVPRDEIKDEAGLGGIVGATASGVPFYYPPMGQPAGGPGGMMIGRPAVDPTGVYAQPPSQAWQSVWQSVTDDGSYGSGGSSGQGNIDG, encoded by the coding sequence atggaaaccaccaccaccaacaacaacagcaacatcACCACCACCCAGCAAGCCCAATCCGTTCCatacccaccaccaccaccaccatctcaGACCACCCCAGTTGCAGCTCCACAACCTCCATTCCACCACCTCCTTcagcagcagcaacagcagCTCCAGATGTTCTGGTCCTACCAGCGCCACGAGATCGAGCAGGTTAACGATTTCAAGAATCACCAGCTCCCTCTTGCCCGCATCAAGAAGATCATGAAGGCCGATGAGGACGTCCGCATGATATCCGCTGAGGCACCCATCTTGTTCGCCAAGGCTTGCGAGCTCTTCATCCTCGAGCTCACCATCCGTTCTTGGCTTCACGCCGAGGAGAACAAAAGGAGGACCTTGCAGAAGAACGACATCGCCGCAGCGATCACCAGGACCGATATATTCGATTTCTTGGTGGATATTGTGCCCAGGGATGAGATCAAGGATGAGGCCGGTTTGGGAGGGATAGTTGGGGCGACGGCTAGTGGGGTTCCATTCTATTATCCTCCGATGGGTCAGCCGGCAGGTGGGCCCGGTGGGATGATGATTGGGCGGCCGGCGGTGGACCCGACTGGAGTTTATGCTCAGCCACCTTCTCAGGCTTGGCAATCGGTGTGGCAGTCTGTGACGGACGACGGGTCGTATGGCAGTGGAGGTAGTAGTGGGCAAGGGAATATAGATGGCTAA
- the LOC107418034 gene encoding acetolactate synthase 3, chloroplastic yields MAATAPNSYTSFTKPSSCSSPTKSQKPISSFALPFSSFSLRSSSSSLRISCSIPQPNPRPSSSNVPPAAASAATTIVSEPETIIPRFAPDEPRKGADVLVEALERQGVTNVFAYPGGASMEIHQALTRSSIIKNCLPRHEQGGVFAAEGYARSSGLPGVCIATSGPGATNLVSGLADALLDSVPVVAITGQVPRRMIGTDAFQETPIVEVTRSITKHNYLVLDVEDIPRVVKEAFFLATSGRPGPVLIDIPKDIQQQLVVPNWDQPIKLPGYLARLPKVPQVAHLEQIVRLISESKKPVLYVGGGCLNSSEELRRFVELTGIPVASTLMGLGAYPCSDELSLQMLGMHGTVYANYAVDKSDLLLAFGVRFDDRVTGKLEAFASRAKIVHIDIDSAEIGKNKQPHVSVCADVKPALEGMNRILEEKESKLKLNFSAWREELKEQKQKYPLSFKTFGEAIPPQYAIQVLDELTEGNAIISTGVGQHQMWAAQFYKYKRPRQWLTSGGLGAMGFGLPAAIGAAVANPDAIVVDIDGDGSFIMNVQELATIRVENLPVKILLLNNQHLGMVVQWEDRFYKANRAHTYLGDPSNESEIFPNMLKFADACGIPAARVTKKEELRAAIQKMLDTPGPYLLDVIVPHQEHVLPMIPSGAAFKDMITEGDGRSSY; encoded by the coding sequence ATGGCGGCCACTGCTCCAAACTCCTACACCTCCTTCACGAAGCCCTCTTCTTGCTCTTCTCCCACCAAATCTCAGAAACCCATTTCCAGTTTTGCCCTTCCCTTCTCCTCTTTTTCCCTCCGCTCCTCCTCCTCCAGCCTTCGCATTTCCTGTTCTATACCTCAACCCAACCCAAGACCCTCTTCTTCCAATGTCCCCCCCGCCGCCGCCTCCGCCGCAACCACCATTGTTTCTGAACCGGAGACAATCATTCCCCGATTTGCCCCTGACGAGCCCAGAAAAGGCGCCGATGTCCTCGTCGAAGCTTTGGAGCGCCAAGGAGTCACCAACGTATTCGCTTACCCTGGTGGCGCGTCCATGGAGATCCACCAAGCACTCACGCGCTCCTCCATCATAAAGAACTGCCTCCCTCGCCACGAGCAAGGTGGAGTCTTTGCCGCCGAGGGCTACGCGAGGTCTTCCGGCCTTCCCGGCGTGTGTATCGCAACCTCTGGTCCCGGTGCCACCAACTTGGTCAGTGGACTCGCCGACGCTCTATTGGATAGCGTGCCTGTGGTTGCTATCACAGGTCAAGTCCCAAGGCGAATGATTGGTACAGATGCGTTCCAAGAGACTCCGATTGTCGAGGTAACTAGATCTATCACGAAGCATAATTATCTTGTTCTTGATGTGGAAGACATTCCTAGGGTCGTTAAAGAAGCATTTTTCTTAGCTACATCAGGAAGACCAGGCCCTGTTTTGATTGATATACCAAAAGATATTCAGCAACAGCTTGTTGTTCCCAATTGGGACCAACCCATTAAGCTTCCTGGCTACTTGGCTAGGTTGCCTAAGGTTCCACAGGTGGCCCATTTGGAACAGATTGTGAGGTTGATATCGGAGTCGAAAAAGCCGGTTTTGTATGTTGGTGGTGGGTGTTTGAACTCCAGTGAGGAGTTAAGGAGGTTTGTGGAGCTTACTGGTATTCCGGTTGCCAGTACTTTGATGGGTCTTGGAGCTTACCCTTGCTCGGATGAGTTATCCCTTCAAATGCTTGGAATGCACGGCACTGTTTATGCCAATTATGCTGTGGACAAAAGTGATCTGTTGCTTGCTTTTGGTGTAAGATTCGATGACCGTGTAACGGGGAAGCTTGAGGCTTTCGCTAGCCGTGCTAAGATTGTTCATATCGATATTGATTCGGCTGAGATTGGAAAGAACAAGCAACCCCATGTGTCAGTTTGTGCTGATGTGAAACCGGCTTTGGAAGGGATGAATCGGATATTGGAGGAGAAGGAATCAAAGCTTAAACTCAATTTTTCAGCTTGGAGGGAGGAGCTAAAAGAGCAGAAACAAAAATATCCATTGAGTTTTAAGACTTTTGGGGAAGCTATTCCTCCTCAGTATGCAATTCAGGTTCTTGATGAACTGACTGAGGGAAATGCAATCATAAGTACTGGTGTTGGCCAGCATCAGATGTGGGCGGCTCAGTTTTACAAGTACAAGAGGCCTCGCCAATGGTTGACATCAGGGGGGTTAGGAGCTATGGGCTTTGGATTGCCTGCAGCTATTGGAGCTGCTGTTGCCAATCCCGATGCTATTGTTGTTGACATTGACGGTGATGGAAGTTTCATCATGAATGTCCAGGAGCTGGCAACCATCCGGGTGGAGAATCTCCCTGTTAAGATACTGCTGCTAAATAATCAGCATTTGGGTATGGTTGTTCAATGGGAGGACCGCTTCTACAAGGCAAACAGAGCTCATACCTACCTAGGGGACCCATCGAATGAATCTGAAATATTCCCCAACATGTTGAAGTTTGCAGATGCTTGTGGAATACCAGCTGCCCGTGTGACAAAGAAGGAAGAGCTTAGAGCTGCAATTCAGAAGATGTTGGACACTCCTGGCCCTTACTTGCTGGATGTTATAGTACCCCATCAAGAACATGTCCTGCCTATGATTCCAAGTGGTGCTGCTTTCAAAGATATGATCACTGAGGGTGATGGGAGATCAAGTTACTAG